The genomic segment ATGCGGACGGTCGGCGCCGGAGGACGGCTGGGTGTCGTTGGGCGGGGCGTGGTCCTGGCGGGCGTGGTTTTGGCGGGCCTGCTCCAGCGCTGCGGCGGAGAGGTGCCCGCGCACCAGCGCCAACTGGATGATCCGGTCGGCCTTGGCTGACTCCATGCAACCTCCCGCTCCCGCGGTTTCCGATGCAGCCTAGCCCAGCCGCGCCATCCGGCGGTCGGCTGTTGTCCGGCGGTCGGCGGTCAAAGGATAACGTGGCGTGCCTTGGAACCGATTGTACCTGCAATTTCCCTGCAGGGCAACGCTCGGGCTGAATCCCCCGGTTCCCCCCAGATCATGACCAGGACCAGTCGCCACGGAAGTAGCCGCTGACGGGTCAGGGATCGGAGGCCGGCCGGCTGATTCGCAATGGCTTCCTCCACGACAGCGGAGGCGTGAAATGAAATTCAAACGGATGGCCGGCTACTTGAGATCCACGTAGCGCAGTGCCGTGCTCGTCCAGTCGAATTCGGCGTCGCGCACCGCCAGCCGCACCTGGCACTCGCCCGCCTCGGGCAACGCCACGTCATACGGCAGGATCAGGTCCTTCGCCCGGGCCGCCTCGAACTGATCCGGCGGCGCTGACACGGTGAACACGGGTCGGATTGGTCGATCAGGTTCCCGTTCTTGTCCAGGGTGACAGCCAGCATGTCGATGGTGGCCTGGTAGTCGCCTGCCTGGTTCCGAACGAATCGGAGCCGGCGGGGATCAAGGCGAACCAGCGACCTCATCGCGGGCGGCGGGCCATCCGACTCCACATCGATTGCCAAGACAGGGGGTCGTCGGTCAATGGCCGGACCAGCGCCTGGGTCAGGGCTTCCAGCCGGGACCGGGTGGACGGCCAGCGGGCGTTTTTGTTGCGGCCGAGATAGCCGCGGCGGTAGTTCAGCCTGAGCCTGGGCCGGACAGTCTCCAGTTTCAGCTTGTTGAACCGCGGGTGCTCGCCGTCGTTCTGGAACGCCTGTTCCGACAGCGTGTAGCCAATGATGTAGTAACCGCCCTGAGCCTGCAGAATGAGATCCAGCGCCTTGCTGATGTCGTTGTTGGCGTTAACGCACACGCCGCCGGTCGAATTGGCCAGAACGGCCAGGCCCGACTGTTCGTGACCGGGCGACGCATACATTCTTCTCTCGATCGCCTGCAGCTGCGCCTCCCGGGCTTCGAAGCTGCCCTGGGCGTAATACGGTTCTCTGCCCGCCGCATCGGCGGTCATGTTCCTTGTTTCCAAGCCGCCCGGCCGGACAGGGTAGATGCGAACCGCAGCGGTGTTCGCCTGGTCGACGAGCTCGTGGAATCGGGAGAGGTAGTCCAGAAACCGTGAGCCCGTCGGCTGCATGGGAGTGTCGTCGGTCAGCAGGACCACCGCCTTCCGTCCCGGCCTGGCTGACAGGTTCTGCATGACGCCCTCCAGGGTGTTGAACGTGCCAGCCACGGCCACCTGCTCCCGAAAATAGGCATATTTGCACAGGGACCGTTCCCGCTGCAGGCTCCGCCAGAGGCCGCCCACGGTCAACAGCGGCGCCATCGCCAGCTCCTCCGCCGCCACCGCCCCGCTGAGGCCAGTCCGGCTGAACGGGTTCCATCGCAGCCGTCCGATGGCCGCCCGGAGAAGTGCCTTGTCCGCGGTGACCGGCTGGAACGCCCCGAGGTCTTTGCCGGTGCACAAAAGCGCCACCCGGTCGCCGTCTCGCATCTGTTTGTCCACGAAGCGCCGGAGCACCCGGCGGGTGTTGGCGAGGCTGGTGAACCGGAGCCCCAGGTCGTCCACCACCGGCACGATGCAGGTGGGCTCTCGGC from the Acidobacteriota bacterium genome contains:
- a CDS encoding VWA domain-containing protein — encoded protein: MDVTVTDAKGRPVCELKAEDFRVYENGSLRPVVYLRYVPEATGRPGASGAEPAGLEGTGGSGALQRSGSSREPTCIVPVVDDLGLRFTSLANTRRVLRRFVDKQMRDGDRVALLCTGKDLGAFQPVTADKALLRAAIGRLRWNPFSRTGLSGAVAAEELAMAPLLTVGGLWRSLQRERSLCKYAYFREQVAVAGTFNTLEGVMQNLSARPGRKAVVLLTDDTPMQPTGSRFLDYLSRFHELVDQANTAAVRIYPVRPGGLETRNMTADAAGREPYYAQGSFEAREAQLQAIERRMYASPGHEQSGLAVLANSTGGVCVNANNDISKALDLILQAQGGYYIIGYTLSEQAFQNDGEHPRFNKLKLETVRPRLRLNYRRGYLGRNKNARWPSTRSRLEALTQALVRPLTDDPLSWQSMWSRMARRPR